Proteins found in one Streptococcus iniae genomic segment:
- a CDS encoding PTS galactitol transporter subunit IIC: MLEALHKFFDVFGAATVVPAMIFIVSLCLKVNPKKAFFSALRAGVGLTGFGWIISAFAPMVTKYIQQMVETTGLNLPIVDIGWQAGSLTAFSSEIGLSFFVFGLVIELILFLTGITRVFVPSNLWNNFGYMIWGTMAYAATGNFVLSFAFMVFVLLYSLVMSEVLADRWSDYYGVKNATINSIHNIETLIPALVLDPLWNLLGVNKVKLNPESLKTKLGIFGEPMTLGFILGLIIGVLGSVKNLLSIETWGGILTFSVALAAVMTIFPLITGVFAQAFAPLAEAVERNKKKENQEATGLSAKKRWFIAVDDGVGFGEPATIIAGLILVPIMVVISLLLPGNEALPVVDLIAIPFMIEAMIAVTRGNILKAILSGIVWFSLGLYAASALGPIYTDAVKQFGTALPAGITLVMSFNLLAHPLTALVFFAWISGNPLYIGITVAIYLVSLFFLRTKREAIYHYLRVMADKNSGFEGSNEKIFISED, encoded by the coding sequence ATGCTAGAAGCTTTACACAAGTTCTTTGATGTTTTTGGTGCGGCAACGGTCGTTCCAGCAATGATATTTATTGTTAGTCTTTGTTTAAAAGTAAACCCCAAAAAGGCCTTCTTCAGTGCTTTACGTGCAGGTGTTGGCTTAACAGGATTTGGTTGGATTATTTCAGCTTTTGCACCCATGGTAACCAAATACATTCAGCAAATGGTTGAAACGACAGGTTTGAACCTACCAATCGTTGATATTGGTTGGCAAGCAGGCTCCCTAACAGCATTTTCTTCTGAAATTGGGCTTTCCTTCTTTGTTTTTGGTCTTGTGATTGAATTAATCTTATTCTTGACGGGAATCACACGGGTTTTTGTTCCATCTAACCTTTGGAATAACTTTGGTTATATGATTTGGGGAACCATGGCTTATGCAGCAACTGGAAACTTTGTCCTATCCTTTGCTTTCATGGTGTTTGTTCTTCTTTATTCACTTGTTATGTCAGAAGTCCTAGCTGATCGTTGGTCTGACTATTATGGTGTTAAAAATGCTACGATCAATTCTATTCATAACATTGAAACCTTAATTCCTGCTCTTGTTTTAGATCCCCTTTGGAATTTGTTGGGTGTTAATAAGGTCAAATTAAATCCTGAGTCTCTTAAAACAAAATTGGGAATCTTTGGGGAACCAATGACCTTAGGCTTTATTCTTGGTCTGATTATTGGTGTCTTAGGAAGTGTTAAAAATCTCTTATCCATTGAAACTTGGGGAGGTATTTTAACCTTTTCAGTAGCTTTAGCTGCAGTTATGACTATTTTCCCGCTTATTACAGGTGTTTTTGCTCAGGCCTTTGCTCCCTTGGCAGAAGCTGTTGAACGCAATAAGAAAAAAGAAAATCAAGAAGCTACAGGTCTTTCAGCTAAAAAACGTTGGTTTATTGCAGTGGATGATGGTGTTGGCTTTGGTGAGCCTGCTACTATTATTGCAGGATTGATCTTAGTTCCAATTATGGTTGTGATTTCCTTACTGTTACCAGGCAATGAAGCTCTTCCAGTGGTTGACTTAATTGCCATTCCCTTTATGATTGAAGCAATGATTGCTGTCACAAGAGGTAATATTTTAAAAGCTATTTTAAGTGGTATTGTTTGGTTCTCTTTGGGACTTTATGCTGCTAGTGCTCTTGGTCCCATTTATACCGATGCTGTGAAACAATTTGGAACAGCCTTGCCAGCAGGTATTACCCTCGTTATGAGCTTTAATCTTCTTGCTCATCCCCTAACAGCACTTGTCTTTTTTGCTTGGATTTCCGGTAATCCCCTTTATATTGGGATAACAGTTGCTATTTACTTGGTATCACTATTTTTCTTACGTACAAAACGCGAAGCCATTTACCACTATTTGCGAGTTATGGCTGATAAAAATAGTGGTTTTGAAGGGTCAAATGAAAAAATATTTATTAGTGAAGACTAA
- a CDS encoding NAD(P)-dependent oxidoreductase has translation MGKKKVLVTGIVPKEGLTKLMEMYDVTYSENEPFSRDYVLEHIGDYDAWLLMGQRGDRDVLDAAEHLEIISLNAVGYDHVDIAYAKEKGITVANSPQAVRVPTAEMTLALLLATTKRLAFYDKVVRQGSWIDPSEQKYQGLTLEGATLGIYGMGRIGLTVANYAKALGMTIVYNDAYRLSQEKEEELGATYLSFEDLLSQSDVITIHAPALPSTIHKFNKEAFQKMKNRSYLINAARGPIVSEKDLIEALTSGDIAGAGLDVFEFEPSVAAELRALDNVIMTPHAGTGTIEGRRVLAEEAAENIISFFDGNPINVVNP, from the coding sequence ATGGGCAAGAAAAAGGTTCTTGTGACAGGGATTGTTCCCAAAGAAGGTTTGACAAAACTGATGGAAATGTACGATGTAACCTATTCAGAAAATGAACCCTTTTCCCGAGACTATGTTTTAGAACATATTGGGGATTATGATGCGTGGCTTTTGATGGGACAACGTGGTGATCGTGATGTGCTTGATGCTGCTGAGCATTTGGAAATCATTTCTTTGAATGCGGTTGGTTATGACCATGTTGATATTGCTTATGCCAAAGAAAAAGGGATTACAGTGGCTAACTCCCCTCAAGCGGTTCGAGTACCAACAGCAGAAATGACTTTAGCCTTATTATTAGCCACAACGAAACGCCTGGCTTTTTATGACAAGGTTGTTCGTCAAGGGTCATGGATTGATCCCAGTGAACAAAAGTACCAAGGGCTTACTTTAGAAGGTGCAACTTTGGGGATTTATGGAATGGGTCGTATTGGTTTAACCGTCGCAAACTATGCTAAGGCCCTTGGAATGACAATTGTCTATAATGATGCCTATCGTTTAAGTCAAGAAAAAGAAGAAGAGCTGGGAGCCACTTATTTAAGTTTTGAAGACTTGTTATCACAGTCAGATGTGATTACGATTCATGCTCCAGCTCTACCCTCAACGATTCACAAGTTTAATAAGGAAGCTTTCCAAAAAATGAAAAACAGAAGCTACCTGATCAATGCAGCGCGTGGGCCAATTGTCTCTGAGAAAGACTTAATTGAAGCTTTAACAAGTGGTGACATTGCTGGTGCTGGTTTGGATGTTTTTGAATTTGAGCCAAGTGTTGCAGCAGAATTAAGAGCATTGGATAATGTTATCATGACACCTCATGCTGGTACAGGTACCATTGAGGGGCGTCGTGTATTAGCAGAAGAAGCAGCTGAAAATATCATCTCCTTCTTTGACGGTAATCCAATTAACGTGGTTAACCCATAA
- a CDS encoding LacI family DNA-binding transcriptional regulator has protein sequence MFDKVTISDIAKLVGVSKATVSYYLNGNYKKMSLETKDKIKQAIEVTGYQPNKIAQSLVTRDTQTIGVVIADITNPFISSVMKGIHDTCKEFGYSVNFTNSDNDLQIELENLHRLQQQNVSGIILDSVDPNNPFVFKLDPTKLVMVDRQAENLIFDTVVSDNKQSTRDFLGQMQEAGYQDIYFVTYPITGISTRELRYQGFKEVVSANKEKLIDITDPSSVTRIKEIIEKAEEKPAFLMMNGPTLLAFMKIVNQSSYHYPADFGLGSYEDLDWMEVLNPTVSCIKQDSYRIGCIAAKHLIHKLKDTEGPHKPQLIEVVNQLVIRKSF, from the coding sequence ATGTTTGATAAGGTAACCATCAGTGATATCGCAAAATTAGTAGGTGTTTCAAAAGCGACGGTATCCTATTATCTTAATGGTAATTATAAGAAGATGTCTTTAGAGACCAAAGACAAAATTAAACAAGCTATTGAGGTTACTGGTTATCAACCCAATAAAATTGCTCAGAGCCTTGTTACTCGAGACACACAGACCATTGGAGTTGTCATTGCTGATATCACCAACCCATTCATCTCATCAGTCATGAAAGGAATTCATGATACCTGTAAAGAATTTGGTTATTCGGTTAACTTCACTAACTCAGATAATGACCTGCAAATTGAATTGGAAAATTTACACCGTTTGCAGCAGCAAAATGTTTCTGGAATCATCTTAGATTCAGTTGATCCGAACAATCCTTTTGTCTTTAAACTAGACCCTACAAAACTTGTTATGGTGGATAGACAGGCTGAAAATCTCATTTTTGACACAGTTGTATCTGATAACAAACAATCCACACGTGATTTTTTAGGTCAAATGCAAGAAGCTGGATACCAAGATATCTATTTTGTCACCTACCCTATTACAGGTATTTCGACTCGTGAATTGCGTTATCAGGGCTTTAAAGAAGTCGTATCTGCTAATAAGGAAAAACTCATTGATATCACAGATCCAAGCAGTGTAACCCGCATCAAAGAGATTATTGAAAAAGCAGAAGAAAAACCAGCCTTTCTCATGATGAATGGGCCGACCCTTTTGGCATTTATGAAAATAGTCAACCAAAGCTCTTATCATTATCCCGCTGATTTTGGTTTGGGGTCTTATGAAGATTTAGACTGGATGGAAGTTTTGAACCCAACCGTTTCTTGTATTAAGCAGGATTCATATAGGATTGGTTGTATTGCTGCCAAGCATTTAATTCACAAGTTGAAAGACACAGAAGGCCCTCACAAACCTCAATTAATAGAGGTTGTCAACCAACTGGTTATAAGGAAATCCTTTTAA
- a CDS encoding L-ribulose-5-phosphate 4-epimerase, which yields MAKKLQEMRERVCAANKSLPEHGLVKFTWGNVSEICRDLGVIVIKPSGVDYDQLTPENMVVTDLDGNVVEGDLNPSSDLATHVQLYKAWSEVGGIVHTHSTEAVGWAQAGRDIPFYGTTHADYFYGPVPCARSLTKDEVDSAYEKETGTVIIEEFTKRGLDPIAVPGIVVRNHGPFTWGKTPEQAVYHSVVLEEVAKMNRFTEQINPRVEPAPSYIMDKHYLRKHGPNAYYGQKGDKH from the coding sequence ATGGCAAAAAAATTACAAGAAATGCGTGAACGTGTGTGTGCAGCAAACAAATCACTTCCAGAACATGGACTAGTCAAATTCACTTGGGGAAATGTCTCAGAAATTTGCCGTGACCTTGGTGTGATTGTGATTAAACCTTCTGGTGTTGACTATGACCAGTTGACACCTGAAAATATGGTTGTTACAGACCTTGACGGCAATGTTGTTGAGGGAGATTTGAACCCATCATCAGATCTAGCAACCCATGTTCAATTATATAAAGCCTGGTCAGAAGTTGGTGGTATTGTACATACCCACTCAACAGAAGCAGTTGGTTGGGCGCAAGCAGGCCGTGATATTCCATTTTATGGAACAACCCATGCAGATTACTTCTATGGGCCAGTGCCTTGCGCACGTTCGCTAACAAAAGATGAAGTTGACAGTGCTTATGAAAAAGAAACGGGTACAGTCATTATTGAAGAATTTACCAAACGTGGTTTAGATCCAATAGCCGTGCCAGGTATTGTTGTGCGTAACCATGGACCATTTACTTGGGGAAAAACACCAGAACAAGCCGTTTACCATTCGGTAGTCTTGGAGGAAGTTGCTAAAATGAATCGCTTCACAGAGCAAATTAACCCACGTGTGGAACCAGCACCAAGTTATATTATGGACAAACACTATCTTAGAAAACATGGACCAAATGCTTATTATGGCCAAAAAGGTGACAAGCATTAA
- a CDS encoding L-ribulose-5-phosphate 3-epimerase, translating into MARPIGIYEKATPKHFTWLERLRFAKELGFDFVEMSVDESDLRLSRLEWTKEERLAIVKAVYETGVRIPTICFSGHRRYPLGSNDPEIEAKSLELMKKCIELAQDLGVRTIQLAGYDVYYEEKSPETRARFIKNLRKSCDWAEEAQVMLSIEIMDDPFINSIEKYLAIEKEIDSPYLFVYPDTGNVSAWHNDLWSEFYLGHRSIAALHLKDTYAVTESSKGQFRDVPFGQGCVDWKHMFDVIKKTNYNGPFLIEMWSENCETVEETRAVIKEAQEFLYPLIEEAGLA; encoded by the coding sequence ATGGCTCGTCCTATTGGTATTTATGAAAAAGCAACGCCCAAGCATTTTACTTGGTTAGAACGCTTGCGCTTTGCAAAAGAACTTGGTTTTGATTTTGTTGAAATGTCTGTTGATGAATCAGATTTGCGTCTTTCACGTCTGGAATGGACAAAAGAAGAACGTTTGGCTATTGTGAAAGCTGTCTATGAGACTGGTGTTCGCATTCCAACAATCTGTTTTTCTGGGCATCGCCGCTATCCATTAGGCTCAAATGATCCAGAAATTGAAGCAAAATCATTAGAGTTAATGAAAAAATGTATTGAATTGGCTCAAGACTTAGGTGTTAGAACTATTCAATTAGCGGGTTATGATGTCTATTATGAAGAAAAATCACCAGAAACCCGCGCACGCTTTATCAAAAATTTACGCAAATCATGTGATTGGGCAGAAGAAGCTCAAGTCATGTTATCAATTGAAATAATGGATGATCCCTTCATTAATTCCATTGAAAAATATTTAGCCATTGAAAAAGAAATTGATTCTCCATATCTCTTTGTTTATCCAGATACAGGTAATGTGTCGGCTTGGCATAATGACCTTTGGAGTGAGTTTTATTTAGGGCATCGCTCAATTGCAGCCCTACACTTAAAAGACACCTATGCTGTGACAGAAAGCTCAAAAGGGCAGTTTCGTGATGTGCCTTTTGGACAAGGGTGTGTTGATTGGAAACACATGTTTGATGTCATCAAGAAAACAAACTATAATGGGCCCTTCCTCATTGAAATGTGGTCAGAAAACTGCGAAACCGTTGAAGAAACGCGAGCAGTTATCAAAGAGGCTCAAGAGTTCTTATACCCATTAATTGAAGAAGCGGGGTTAGCATAA
- a CDS encoding 3-keto-L-gulonate-6-phosphate decarboxylase UlaD produces the protein MTKHIPNLQVALDHSDMQGAIKAAVSVGHEVDVIEAGTVCLLQVGSELVEVLRSLFPEKIIVADTKCADAGGTVAKNNASRGADWMTCICCATIPTMEAALKAIKEVRGDKGEIQIELYGDWTYEQAQLWLDAGISQAIYHQSRDALLAGETWGEKDLTKVKKLIDMGFRVSVTGGLDVDTLKLFEGVDVFTFIAGRGITEAEDPASAARAFKDEIKRIWG, from the coding sequence ATGACAAAACACATCCCAAATTTACAAGTAGCCCTAGACCACTCTGATATGCAAGGTGCCATTAAAGCAGCTGTATCTGTAGGACATGAAGTTGATGTTATTGAAGCAGGAACAGTGTGTCTACTCCAAGTTGGTAGTGAGTTAGTAGAGGTTCTTCGCAGCCTTTTCCCAGAAAAAATCATTGTTGCTGATACCAAATGTGCAGATGCAGGTGGAACTGTTGCTAAAAACAATGCAAGCCGCGGTGCCGACTGGATGACTTGTATTTGTTGCGCTACAATCCCAACAATGGAAGCAGCTCTTAAAGCCATCAAAGAAGTTCGTGGTGACAAAGGTGAAATCCAAATTGAACTTTATGGTGATTGGACTTATGAACAAGCTCAATTATGGCTAGATGCAGGTATCTCACAAGCTATTTACCATCAATCTCGTGACGCCCTACTTGCAGGTGAAACTTGGGGTGAAAAAGACCTTACAAAAGTTAAAAAATTAATTGACATGGGCTTTCGTGTATCTGTAACAGGTGGACTTGATGTGGATACTTTGAAATTGTTTGAAGGTGTTGATGTCTTTACATTTATTGCTGGTCGTGGTATAACTGAGGCAGAAGATCCTGCAAGCGCCGCTCGTGCATTCAAAGACGAAATTAAACGTATTTGGGGGTAA
- a CDS encoding PTS sugar transporter subunit IIA, protein MNLKQAFIDNDSIRLGLSATTWQEAVKLSVDPLIESGAVKEEYYDAIIESTEEYGPYYILMPGMAMPHARPEAGVQKDAFSLITLKEPVTFSDGKQAQVLLALAATSSAIHASVAIPQIIALFELENAIERLAACQTKEDVLAMVDESKDSPYLEGLDLES, encoded by the coding sequence ATGAATTTAAAACAAGCATTTATCGATAATGATTCAATTCGTCTCGGATTATCAGCAACAACTTGGCAAGAAGCCGTTAAATTATCTGTTGATCCATTGATTGAAAGTGGAGCTGTTAAGGAAGAATATTACGACGCTATTATTGAATCGACAGAAGAATATGGCCCATATTATATTTTGATGCCTGGTATGGCAATGCCTCATGCACGTCCTGAAGCAGGTGTTCAAAAAGATGCCTTTTCATTAATCACTTTGAAAGAGCCAGTAACCTTCTCAGATGGTAAACAAGCCCAAGTCTTACTCGCATTGGCAGCAACAAGTTCTGCTATTCATGCTTCTGTGGCAATTCCTCAAATCATTGCTTTGTTTGAATTAGAAAATGCTATTGAACGTTTAGCAGCATGCCAAACTAAGGAAGACGTTTTAGCAATGGTTGACGAGTCCAAAGATAGTCCTTATTTAGAAGGTTTAGATTTAGAAAGTTAA